Proteins found in one Malassezia vespertilionis chromosome 5, complete sequence genomic segment:
- a CDS encoding uncharacterized protein (COG:J; EggNog:ENOG503P3ZS), translating to MYLLGAHLPDHKLVRIALTTFYGISYETARRVCARIQVHERATVSSLTEEQITSLSAYLSSPGLIPARSNTPTKATVDAPQQRARVSETQDGRDLPPSERPQASADPLRSILIEGDLRRDRLANIAHHRSIGTYKGRRHAGGFPVRGQRTQRNALTARRLNRLERRQYSTGAGPLTMLLAPLANARFQ from the exons ATGTACTTGCTTGGTGCGCATTTGCCGGACCATAAGTTGGTGCGC ATTGCGCTTACTACGTTTTACGGGATCTCATACGAGaccgcacgccgcgtttgtgcgcggATCCAAGTGCATGAGCGCGCTACCGTTTCTTCCTTGACAGAAGAACAGATCACATCGTTGTCTGCATACCTCTCTTCGCCTGGTCTTATTCCTGCGCGGTCCAATACGCCGACCAAGGCCACTGTGGATGCcccgcagcagcgtgcaagAGTGTCCGAGACACAGGACGGGCGCGATTTGCCTCCTTCAGAGCGTCCGCAAGCGTCTGCCGACCCGCTGCGTTCGATCCTGATCGAAGGGGATCTGCGGAGAGACCGCCTTGCGAATATTGCGCATCACCGCTCTATCGGCACGTACAAagggcggcggcatgcagGTGGATTTCCTGTGCGGGGCCAGCGAACGCAACGCAATGCACtcactgcgcgccgcctgaACCGCTTGGAGCGTCGTCAGTACTCTACAGGGGCTGGTCCGCTCACGATGTTGCTTGCTCCGCTtgccaatgcgcgcttccAATAA
- the CNB1 gene encoding Calcineurin subunit B (EggNog:ENOG503P06Y; COG:T): MGQQGSQLLNDMEQQTNFSAPEIQRLKKRFLKLDRDGSGSIDRDEFLSLPTIANNPLAQRLISIFDADGSGSVDFQEFVYGLSVFSSQGSREEKLRFVFKVYDIDRDGYISNGELFLVLKMMVGGNLKDQQLQQIVDKTIMEADKNGDGKLDFFEFLEMVNNTDVAKQLTLEDLF, from the exons ATGGGACAGCAAGGctcgcagctgctcaatgACATGGAGCAGCAGACGAACT TCTCTGCTCCAGAGATCCAGCGGCTAAAGAAACGGTTCTTGAAGCTCGACCGGGACGGGTCCGGCTCTATTGACCGCGACGAGTTTCTGTCGCTGCCAACGATTGCGAATAACccgctggcgcagcgcttgatTTCCATCTTTGACGCAGATGGCAGTGGATCTGTGGATTTCCAAGAGTTTGTGTACGGCCTGAGTGTGTTCAGCAGCCAAGGTTCGCGCGAAGAGAAGTTACGGT TCGTGTTTAAAGTGTACGACATCGACCGTGACGGGTACATCTCGAACGGCGAGCTGTTTCTTGTGCTGAAAATGATGGTTGGCGGAAACTTGAAAGaccagcagctgcagcagaTTGTGGATAAAACCATTATGGAAGCGGACAAGAATGGGGATGGGAAGCTTGATTTCTTCGAGTTTCTTGAAATGGTGAACAATACCGACGTTGCAAAGCAGCTGACGCTCGAG GACCTGTTTTAG
- the PRE3 gene encoding proteasome endopeptidase complex (EggNog:ENOG503NVT2; COG:O; MEROPS:MER0001645), with the protein MDAKDLTSRLKKGEVDLGTSIMAVKFDGGVVIGADSRTTMGAYIANRVTDKLTHISDRVYCCRSGSAADTQALADVVTYHLQLYNVTQGEQPSTSIAANLFQELIYQNKDRLSAGIIVAGWDKRHGGRVYNVPLGGGVFEQPWAIGGSGSTYIYGYCDSTWRPNWDQDQTLEFVKNALSLAMRRDGSSGGTIRMAVITEDGVQRHFIPGDKLPELAAMEV; encoded by the exons ATGGACGCAAAAGACCTGACCTCGCGCCTGAAGAAGGGCGAAGTCGACCTTGGT ACCTCAATCATGGCCGTCAAGTTTGATGGCGGTGTCGTGATCGGCGCTGattcgcgcacgacgaTGGGCGCGTACATT GCAAACCGCGTCACCGACAAGCTCACGCACATATCTGACCGTGTCTACTGCTGCCGCTCCGGATCTGCCGCAGATACGCAGGCACTGGCCGACGTGGTCACGTACCATTTGCAGCTGTACAACGTGACGCAAGGCGAGCAGCCTTCCACCTCGATCGCCGCCAACTTGTTCCAGGAGCTTATATACCAAAACAAGGATCGTCTTAGTGCTGGTATTATCGTTGCTGGCTGGGATAAGCGGCACGGAGGGCGCGTGTacaatgtgccgctcgGCGGTGGCGTGTTTGAGCAGCCATGGGCAATCggtggctctggctctACGTATATTTACGGCTACTGCGACTCTACATGGCGTCCTAACTGGGACCAGGACCAAACACTGGAGTTTGTCAAGAATGCACTGAGCcttgcgatgcgccgcgacggtTCGTCCGGCGGCACGATTCGCATGGCCGTCATCACCGAGGAcggcgtccagcgccaCTTTATTCCGGGCGACAAACTGCCTGAGCTTGCTGCCATGGAGGTGTAG
- a CDS encoding uncharacterized protein (COG:S; EggNog:ENOG503P2G0), which translates to MGRIRKKESKRQSTKQRVKVQKKVKEHQRKQRRDAKRNPQWKSRRRQDPGIPNSFPYKEELLNEIDEKRRLAAEERMARPDVRDAEETDDMDDEAEVEEAVEEADEAPMHVPYAAMLRSPLNTLVANRDKVEALVFVLDARDPSTFRSAWLEQSMSKKSPALVYVLNKADLVPAEVLTAWLYRLLVQGHAAFPVCVPSAQWEESRGIDVLANFLQPLVKGAAVAVLGLQHVGKSAVATALQGTFEQRGGQEQVFDTPALVPSSSPLPVDDDDESEEEREDPALALAQMETARNKLRWILMRNQGKMQRFKDPSALVRVFLERAAHPEDLMLKYSIPAFGSFVPVPVTASDDAPVEDVLLEQSRRLDEKAQADTQQFLISVARSVGRLKRHGVPDATGAARILLRDWSQDGFGYYAKPLDSAKAVQAQGSKADKARWSEAEKKVAHLAGVVLPRRQWREQRSAHELRLTPLEHGPLEEEALSFAPLPEDEDEAETEEEDVPVYASDDEEEVEELIDADDDIKASDSDEEMDEPEPLTAKRNARANAPTKAKPKPGEAYDLNAYF; encoded by the exons ATGGGACGCATTCGGAAGAAAGAGTCGAAGCGGCAATCCACCAAGCAGCGTGTCAAGGTTCAGAAGAAGGTCAAAGAGCATCAACGGAAACAACGGCGCGATGCTAAGCGGAACCCCCAATGGAAATCAC GACGCCGTCAGGATCCTGGCATTCCGAATAGTTTTCCCTACAAGGAGGAACTGTTGAACGAAATCGATGAAAAGCGTCGTTTAGctgccgaggagcgcatggcgcgaccggacgtgcgcgatgccgaggaGACAGACGAtatggacgacgaggcggaagTCGAAGAGGCCGTGGAGGAGGCAGACGAGGCGCCGATGCATGTACCATATGCagccatgctgcgctccCCGCTGAACACTTTGGTCGCAAACCGCGACAAAgtcgaggcgcttgtgTTTGTGTTGGATGCACGCGATCCCTCCACGTTCCGTAGTGCATGGCTGGAGCAAAGCATGTCCAAAAAGAGCCCGGCGCTGGTCTATGTCCTGAACAAAGCAGATTTAGTACCTGCAGAAGTGCTTACCGCATGGCTATACCGACTGCTTGTGCAGGGTCATGCTGCGTTCCCAGTTTGTGTGCCGTCTGCACAGTGGGAGGAGAGTCGGGGCATCGATGTCCTCGCAAACTTTTTGCAGCCCCTCGTCAAGGGTGCCGCTGTTGCTGTGCTGGGTTTGCAGCATGTGGGAAAATCGGCGGTAGCGACTGCACTGCAAGGCACGTTTGAGCAACGCGGTGGGCAGGAGCAAGTGTTTGATACGCCTGCTCTAGTACCGTCGTCTTCGCCATTGCCAgtggacgacgacgatgaaAGCGAAGAAGAAAGAGAAGATCCTGCGCTGGCATTGGCGCAGATGGAAACGGCTCGAAACAAGCTGCGTTGGATTCTTATGCGGAACCAAGGGAAAATGCAGCGTTTCAAGGACCCGTCCGCACTTGTGCGCGTATttttggagcgcgccgcccaccCCGAGGATCTCATGCTAAAGTACAGTATTCCCGCGTTTGGCTCTTTTGTTCCTGTTCCGGTGACGGCGTCGGATGATGCGCCTGTGGAAGATGTTCTTCTCGAACAGTCTCGGCGTCTGGACGAAAAGGCACAGGCGGACACGCAACAGTTCTTGATTAGTGTTGCACGTTCCGTGGGCCGTTTGAAGCGACATGGCGTCCCTGATGCGAcgggtgctgcgcgcattttgctCCGCGACTGGTCACAGGACGGATTTGGATATTACGCAAAACCACTCGATAGCGCCAAAGCGGTCCAGGCCCAGGGCTCCAAGGCAGACAAGGCACGCTGGAGCGAGGCTGAGAAGAAGGTCGCACACCTTGCTGGTGTCGTGCTCCCCCGCAGGCAATGGCGTGAACAGCGCTCCGCGCACGAGCTCCGCTTGACGCCCTTGGAGCACGGCCCATTGGAAGAAGAGGCACTATCGTTTGCGCCCCTCCccgaggacgaggacgaggcagAGACGGAGGAGGAAGATGTACCTGTATATGCCAGCGATGACGAAGAAGAGGTGGAAGAGCTGATCGATGCGGACGACGATATAAAAGCTTCAGACAGCGACGAAGAAATGGACGAGCCAGAGCCGCTCACTGCGAAACGCAATGCccgcgcaaatgcacccACCAAAGCAAAACCCAAGCCTGGCGAGGCCTACGATCTGAACGCCTACTTTTAA
- a CDS encoding uncharacterized protein (COG:Z; EggNog:ENOG503Q52G): MSTPQRTPRQSFPRTISRQGATTPFKQRSWEIGDMVQLQGSELVGVLRYLGPVHGREGRFAGLELIGSSAGRGKNDGTIEGVQYFATVPNNGVFGPASKLVAASGTRPNSATARPPSSLSRSISRTEERPASAARGSLRPRYSGVPLPSPSAATPTRSLPRRSIGGAPLGTRTLNGPPLPRLSQASGQFAKPQTPLTSSVSRVMRRPTSAAAHVCPASSLRTSMLPPRANNFHFDEEPMPQQLKSADEELSGKRRTLLEQMSLDAGESQTEYTKLHVELTTAKKKIASLEDEHAKNMERELFAVREEHSEALRLQASEADARIQALELAVRDAQSAVPHADDLHAKMEQMITEWAQERDELLGNIEELKGAGQETISVYEHQLELAAKEQQGLRTHLQQLEAQLTDPQNQNKDTSLSATDIDMTSLREQVQHLTVKAERLEGELNEARFAAENDRAAHTSANQEHDTALRSLQEQVEKAKAEAQEHANATLNATDEIAKLHKVVEECKMALERERAEIETLRTVPSVDNSQEEIHALQANVARLTLELEQKAPAESNENALAKLHALESKHKEQTEAHAKEIAELEALVESRIFREDELETAMEQLRKERDVALAKAAK, translated from the coding sequence ATGAGCACTCCGCAGcggacgccgcggcaaTCATTTCCCCGCACTATCTCGCGGCAGGGCGCCACAACTCCATTTAAGCAGCGGAGCTGGGAGATTGGAGATATGGTGCAGCTGCAAGGCAGCGAGTTGGTGGGCGTGTTGCGGTATTTGGGGCCAGTGCACGGCCGCGAGGGCCGCTTTGCAGGTCTCGAGCTTATAGGGAGCAGCGCGGGCCGCGGCAAGAATGACGGCACAATTGAAGGTGTGCAGTACTTTGCAACCGTCCCAAATAACGGCGTGTTTGGGCCTGCGTCGAAACTTGTTGCTGCTAGCGGCACGCGTCCAAACAGCGCAACTGCACGGCCCCCGTCGTCTTTATCACGAAGCATAAGCCGCACAGAGGAGCGGCCTgcttccgccgcgcggGGATCGCTGCGACCGCGGTacagcggcgtgccgttACCgtcgccaagcgccgcgacacCCACACGTtcattgccgcgccgcagtatcggcggcgcaccgctAGGAACGCGCACGCTGAATGGCCCGCCCCTGCCGCGCCTCTCGCAGGCTAGTGGCCAGTTTGCAAAGCCGCAGACTCCACTCACGTCGTCTGTTTCACGCGTGATGCGCCGTCCAACATCTGCAGCCGCACACGTCTGTCCTGCaagctcgctgcgcacgtccaTGTTGCCTCCTCGGGCCAACAACTTTCACTTTGACGAGGAGCCGATGCCTCAGCAGCTCAAGAGCGCAGACGAGGAGCTGTCtgggaagcggcgcacgttGCTGGAGCAAATGTCGCTCGATGCTGGCGAGTCACAAACGGAGTATACCAAGCTGCATGTCGAGCTTACCACGGCGAAGAAAAAGATTGCGTCGTTGGAGGACGAGCATGCGAAAAACATGGAACGCGAGTTGTTTGCCGTGCGTGAGGAGCACAGCGAGGCGCTTCGGTTGCAGGCCTCGGAAGCGGACGCAAGGATCCAGGCGCTTGAGCTCGCAGTAAGGGATGCACAATCTGCTGTGCCTCACGCTGACGACTTGCATGCAAAGATGGAGCAAATGATCACAGAATGGGCCCAAGAACGAGACGAGCTGCTGGGCAACATTGAAGAGCTAAAAGGCGCGGGACAGGAGACGATCAGTGTATACGAACACCAGCTGGAACTCGCGGCGAAGGAGCAGCAAGGTTTGCGAACGCACCTTCAGCAACTCGAGGCACAGCTCACCGACCCCCAGAATCAGAACAAGGACACGAGTTTATCGGCTACTGATATCGATATGACAAgcttgcgcgagcaggtCCAGCACCTCACAGTCAAGGCAGAGCGCCTGGAAGGGGAGCTGAACGAAGCGCGATTTGCAGCAGAGAATGACCGTGCTGCTCACACGTCTGCAAACCAGGAGCACGACACCGCGCTCAGATCGCTGCAGGAGCAAGTCGAGAAAGCTAAGGCCGAGGCACAGGAGCATGCAAATGCGACGCTGAATGCAACAGATGAAATTGCCAAACTGCACAAGGTGGTTGAGGAGTGCAAGatggcgctcgagcgcgagcgtgcagAAATTGAAACTTTGCGGACTGTCCCGAGCGTAGACAATTCCCAGGAAGAAATCCACGCACTGCAAGCCAATGTAGCGCGGCTCACCTTGGAGTTGGAGCAAAAGGCACCTGCGGAATCCAACGAGAatgcgcttgcaaagctccacgcgctcgaGTCCAAGCACAAGGAGCAGACCGAAGCCCACGCCAAAGAgattgccgagctcgaggcaCTTGTCGAGTCTCGCATCTTCAGGGAAGATGAACTGGAGACTGCGATGGAGCAGCTCCGTaaagagcgcgacgtgGCATTGGCCAAGGCGGCGAAGTGA
- the NDE1 gene encoding NADH:ubiquinone oxidoreductase (COG:Z; EggNog:ENOG503NYEU) — translation MGSPQRDFRDAGDEARHWKAQVRQMQEALHDAEAGLQEFMESSKELETELEADIAQSTKRAENLRAENESLRCDVDEWRSKYQKSITEHNSTLADMHRELAMLRESHNAYKSKLRDMELDNDELENAERMINTTLVDMEIRYNQAVERTAELESELQTKARLEEENQRLKDLVRDMQEEMDVLKDRTQTLHPHVHTEALTLGDLVVHRAPRRGVAKGGTLDRLREHMQQLQLRLQTAQSAPFASRAERSALPRPRSSLSASTNGAASPWRSTTPMGHAPMRPERPETPSALTRDERRKSNSFIPVPATGLARSQSRTRTSSRLSIAPETSPSAGMPYGFMGTDPAMSPVAATRRANLARRRSMGPTGVSKAALPSVRAPSPSKLRASPTKPGQVPWR, via the exons ATGGGATCTCCGCAGCGCGACTTTCGCGATGCGGGTGATGAAGCGCGGCATTGGAAGGCGCAGGTGCGGCAGATGCAGGAGGCATTGCACGATGCCGAGGCCGGCCTGCAAGAGTTCATGGAATCCAGCAAGGAACTCGAGACggagctcgaggcggaCATTGCGCAGAGCACCAAGCGCGCAGAAAATTTACGCGCGGAGAATGAGTCGCTGCGATGCGATGTAGACGAGTGGCGT TCCAAATACCAAAAATCCATCACGGAGCACAACTCGACATTGGCCGATATGCATCGCGAGCtcgcgatgctgcgcgaatCGCACAATGCATACAAAAGCAAGCTACGGGATATGGAACTCGATAATGACGAGCTTGAAAATGCAGAGCG GATGATCAATACGACGCTCGTAGACATGGAAATTCGGTACAACCAGGCGGTCGAACGCAccgccgagctcgagtcCGAGCTGCAGACGAAAGCGCGGCTCGAAGAGGAGAACCAGCGACTAAAGGATCTGGTGCGCGATATGCAAGAAGAGATGGACGTGCTCAAGGACCGTACACAAACGCTTCATCCACACGTTCACACAGAGGCGCTGACGCTCGGTGACCTGGTCGTtcaccgcgcgcctcggcgcggcgttgcaAAAGGCGGTACGTTGGACCGTTTGCGCGAGCacatgcagcagctgcagctgcgcttgcaaacggcgcagAGTGCACCTTTCGCGTCTCGCGCAGAACGGAGTGCATTGCCCCGTCCTCGCTCAAGTTTATCGGCGAGCACAAATGGTGCTGCgtcgccatggcgcagcacaacaCCGATGGggcacgcgccgatgcgcccaGAGCGCCCAGAGACTCCGAGTGCGCTCACAAGAgacgagcgccgcaaatcCAATAGCTTTATTCCCGTGCCGGCCACTGGTCTCGCCCGGTCTCaatcgcgcacgcgcaccTCGTCGCGGCTTTCGATTGCGCCAGAGACATCGCCGTCGGCTGGGATGCCGTATGGGTTCATGGGCACGGACCCTGCCATGTCGCCGGTTGCTGCTACGCGGCGTGCGaatcttgcgcggcgccggagCATGGGCCCCACAGGAGTGTCGAAAGCTGCACTGCCatcggtgcgtgcgccgtcgccaaGTAAATTGCGTGCCTCGCCGACCAAGCCAGGGCAAGTCCCATGGCGCTGA